The following are from one region of the Halodesulfurarchaeum sp. HSR-GB genome:
- a CDS encoding PadR family transcriptional regulator yields MDDLTGFQRDLLTVIAGLEAPNGLEIKSEMEDYYESTINHGRLYPNLDTLVERGLVEKTKQDERTNAYHVTESGLTLLKERREWESQYVQPTA; encoded by the coding sequence ACTTGACAGGGTTCCAACGGGACCTGCTGACGGTTATTGCCGGGCTAGAGGCGCCAAACGGGCTGGAAATCAAATCGGAGATGGAAGACTACTACGAGTCAACGATCAATCACGGGCGACTGTACCCCAACCTCGATACCCTGGTCGAGCGGGGCCTCGTCGAGAAGACCAAACAGGACGAACGGACCAACGCCTACCACGTTACGGAATCCGGGCTCACCCTGCTCAAGGAACGCCGCGAGTGGGAGTCTCAGTACGTTCAGCCAACAGCTTAA